A window of Marinobacter salarius contains these coding sequences:
- the flgG gene encoding flagellar basal-body rod protein FlgG yields the protein MHPALWVSKTGLSAQDTNMSTISNNLANVNTTGFKRDRAVFQDLLYQIDRQPGGLNTQNSELPSGLQLGTGVRIVGTSKQFSQGNLEVTEQPLDMAVNGRGFMQILLPDGQIAYTRDGQFQLNSNGDIVNPDGYLLEPNINVPENATNITIGKDGTVTAVTDDQQAPQNLGQITLVNFINPQGLQAIGNNLFKATNASGDPAEGVPGLLGLGSLEQGMVESSNVEVVEELVNMITTQRAYEMNSKVVSATDQMLQFITNNIG from the coding sequence ATGCATCCAGCACTTTGGGTCAGCAAAACCGGGTTGAGCGCGCAGGACACCAATATGTCCACGATCTCCAACAACCTGGCTAACGTGAACACCACTGGTTTCAAACGCGACCGCGCGGTGTTTCAGGATCTGCTGTACCAGATCGACCGGCAACCCGGTGGTCTGAATACCCAGAACTCGGAGCTGCCGTCCGGTCTCCAGTTGGGTACCGGTGTTCGCATCGTCGGCACCTCCAAGCAGTTTTCCCAGGGCAACCTGGAAGTCACCGAGCAGCCCCTGGATATGGCCGTGAACGGCCGCGGATTCATGCAGATCCTGCTCCCGGACGGGCAGATCGCCTATACCCGCGATGGCCAGTTCCAGTTGAACTCCAACGGCGACATCGTTAACCCGGACGGCTACCTTCTTGAGCCCAATATCAATGTTCCTGAGAATGCCACCAACATCACTATTGGCAAAGATGGCACGGTTACAGCTGTGACGGATGATCAACAGGCGCCACAGAATCTTGGCCAGATTACCCTTGTTAATTTCATTAACCCTCAGGGCTTGCAGGCCATCGGCAACAACCTGTTCAAAGCCACCAATGCCAGTGGAGATCCGGCGGAAGGTGTGCCAGGTCTCTTAGGTCTAGGGTCTCTGGAACAGGGCATGGTGGAGTCCTCCAATGTGGAAGTTGTGGAAGAATTGGTCAACATGATTACCACCCAAAGAGCTTATGAGATGAACTCGAAAGTGGTCTCCGCAACCGACCAGATGCTCCAGTTTATTACGAATAATATAGGCTAA
- the flgB gene encoding flagellar basal body rod protein FlgB yields the protein MAISLDKALGIHQHALEGRVKRAEVLANNLANADTPGYKARDVDFQAMMQKAQDSMSGFGMTRTHESHMDTSPMGADSELLYRVPHQPSVDGNTVDAQQEQTRFMRNAMDYQASFQFLDGKVSGIKKALSGQ from the coding sequence ATGGCAATTTCCCTGGACAAAGCATTAGGCATTCATCAGCACGCCCTGGAAGGCAGGGTAAAGCGTGCGGAGGTGTTGGCCAACAATCTCGCCAACGCCGATACCCCGGGCTATAAGGCGCGGGATGTGGACTTTCAGGCGATGATGCAGAAGGCCCAGGACAGCATGAGTGGTTTCGGCATGACCCGTACCCACGAGTCCCATATGGACACCTCGCCCATGGGCGCCGACAGCGAATTGCTCTATCGGGTACCGCACCAGCCGTCCGTGGACGGCAATACGGTGGATGCCCAGCAGGAGCAGACCCGCTTCATGCGCAATGCCATGGATTACCAGGCCAGTTTCCAGTTCCTGGACGGAAAGGTTTCAGGCATCAAAAAGGCACTCTCTGGCCAGTAA
- a CDS encoding flagellar hook protein FlgE — translation MGFNTGLSGLRASSVDLDVTGNNIANASTVGFKSSQAQFGDLYASGFLSAGTNPIGDGVRVQDVKQNFGQGNISFTDNGLDLAINGDGFFVLNNGGEVRYSRAGQFGVDKDGFVTNNQNMRVQGFVADEDGNLSGIRGDLQVETDNLAPRRTTNLRSDLNLDSRETVLERRVADMGDYTAPAGSTGFPSETFEITYADGSVVSVPINAAGSTDFSAADVVDVLNGQDGLSASATTTYEGMSEADLNAAIAAGNFSFDLAVGGVTVPVDTTGVTDAASLVTAINNAQAPTISASLTGGNLRLIDNRGNNVTAGFTSDGPNQAPETTVGTVRPQADREITDIASTSGATNLTDSWNARNIEITNQFNPLDQRTYNHATSTTVYDSLGNSHEMTQFYVKQPAPGNGVGVSEWSVYLQIDGEFVAGTDQNPYQARFDQDGELQSVNGDPNGEILISDWTPKDADGTPNGADGPPAPGEVITTPIPEPPTTSAFVLDLGNTTQYGSNFGVNDQRQNGYATGRLSGLDVSDQGVLFARYTNGQSQSLGQVALASFNNTNGLSPVGETTWVETFESGQPIIGAPDTGTLGSIKASSIEESNVDLSAELVNLIIAQRNYQANAKTIETSDAVTQTIINLR, via the coding sequence ATGGGTTTTAACACAGGTCTTAGCGGTTTAAGGGCGTCATCGGTTGATCTGGATGTCACCGGTAACAACATTGCCAATGCGAGCACAGTAGGTTTCAAGAGCAGTCAGGCGCAGTTTGGCGACCTGTACGCTAGTGGTTTCCTGAGTGCCGGCACCAATCCGATTGGGGACGGTGTGCGGGTGCAGGACGTGAAGCAGAATTTTGGGCAGGGCAATATCAGTTTCACCGACAACGGCCTGGACCTTGCCATCAACGGTGACGGTTTCTTTGTGCTGAATAATGGCGGTGAGGTGCGGTATTCCCGTGCCGGCCAGTTCGGTGTCGACAAAGACGGGTTTGTCACCAATAACCAGAACATGCGGGTTCAGGGCTTCGTTGCCGATGAAGACGGTAACCTTTCCGGTATTCGTGGTGATCTGCAGGTTGAAACCGATAATCTGGCGCCTCGTCGGACCACGAATCTACGCTCGGACCTGAACCTGGATTCCCGGGAAACCGTGTTGGAACGCCGAGTTGCCGATATGGGTGATTACACGGCGCCCGCCGGCTCCACCGGTTTTCCGTCTGAAACCTTCGAAATCACCTACGCAGATGGCAGCGTGGTGAGCGTGCCCATCAACGCGGCGGGATCAACTGATTTCTCAGCGGCTGACGTTGTGGATGTGCTCAATGGGCAGGACGGTCTCTCTGCCTCCGCGACCACCACCTATGAGGGGATGTCCGAGGCGGACTTGAACGCCGCCATTGCGGCTGGCAACTTCAGCTTTGACCTTGCGGTAGGCGGGGTCACTGTGCCCGTTGATACGACAGGTGTGACCGATGCGGCTTCGCTGGTCACTGCAATTAACAACGCCCAGGCGCCGACGATCTCGGCGTCGCTCACAGGCGGTAACCTGAGGCTGATCGACAACCGTGGCAACAACGTCACCGCCGGTTTTACCAGCGACGGCCCGAACCAGGCACCGGAGACAACCGTTGGCACGGTGAGGCCGCAGGCCGATCGGGAGATTACCGATATTGCGTCAACCAGCGGCGCCACGAACCTCACGGATTCATGGAACGCACGCAACATTGAGATTACCAACCAGTTCAATCCGCTGGATCAGCGTACCTACAATCACGCAACATCGACCACCGTTTACGACAGCCTGGGTAACTCTCACGAGATGACCCAGTTCTACGTCAAGCAGCCAGCACCGGGTAATGGTGTGGGTGTCAGCGAGTGGTCAGTGTATTTGCAGATAGACGGTGAATTTGTTGCGGGCACCGATCAGAACCCCTATCAGGCTCGCTTTGACCAGGATGGGGAGCTGCAGTCCGTGAATGGTGACCCCAATGGCGAAATTCTGATCAGTGACTGGACGCCGAAAGACGCCGATGGCACGCCGAACGGCGCTGACGGTCCTCCAGCACCCGGAGAGGTTATCACCACGCCGATTCCAGAGCCCCCCACCACCTCGGCCTTCGTTCTGGACCTTGGCAATACCACCCAGTACGGGAGCAACTTTGGCGTAAACGACCAGCGCCAGAACGGGTATGCCACTGGCAGGCTGTCGGGCCTGGATGTGTCCGACCAGGGCGTGCTGTTCGCCCGCTACACCAATGGCCAGTCGCAGTCCCTGGGGCAGGTGGCCCTTGCATCGTTCAACAACACTAACGGACTTTCGCCTGTCGGGGAAACCACCTGGGTTGAAACCTTCGAGTCCGGCCAGCCCATTATCGGTGCACCTGATACCGGAACCCTGGGGTCGATCAAGGCCAGTTCCATCGAGGAGTCCAACGTGGATCTTTCGGCGGAACTGGTGAATCTGATCATTGCCCAGCGTAATTACCAGGCTAACGCCAAGACGATTGAAACCTCCGATGCGGTTACCCAGACCATCATCAACCTCCGCTAA
- a CDS encoding flagellar basal body P-ring protein FlgI, which yields MKMLRFGILMIALSVIAAPVLADRLKDLARIKGVRNNQLVGYGLVVGLDGTGDKAPFTNQTFRNMMTQFGITLPPGVNPNLANVAAVTITANLPPFAKPGQELDITVSSIGNADSLRGGTLLMSPLKGADDQVYAMAQGSLVVGGFGAQGADGSRITVNVPSVGRIPNGATIEREVMSPFTRGDTITFNLLRADFTTARRVVEAINGQLGPDMAYAHDATSVSVKAPRDPSQRVSFLSILENIEVNPAEDAAKVVINSRTGTIVVGQNVKVSPAAVTHGNLTVTIEENPEANQPNPFTDGETVIEPNTQIAITEDPARMFQFGPAVTLNEIVQAVNQVGAAPGDVMAVLEALKQAGALRAELIVI from the coding sequence ATGAAAATGCTGAGGTTTGGGATACTGATGATTGCGCTCTCCGTGATCGCAGCGCCGGTGCTGGCGGACCGCCTGAAGGACCTGGCGCGCATCAAGGGTGTGCGTAACAACCAACTGGTCGGCTACGGGCTGGTGGTTGGCCTGGATGGTACTGGTGATAAAGCGCCGTTTACCAACCAGACCTTTCGCAACATGATGACCCAGTTCGGCATTACCCTGCCGCCGGGCGTGAACCCCAATCTTGCCAATGTGGCTGCGGTTACCATTACCGCGAATCTCCCGCCCTTCGCCAAGCCAGGCCAGGAACTGGACATCACAGTGTCCTCCATCGGCAATGCCGACAGCCTGCGTGGCGGTACCCTGTTGATGTCGCCGTTAAAGGGGGCAGACGATCAGGTCTATGCCATGGCTCAGGGTAGCCTGGTGGTGGGTGGCTTCGGTGCCCAGGGCGCCGACGGTTCGCGGATTACCGTGAACGTTCCCAGCGTTGGCCGGATTCCCAATGGCGCCACCATTGAGCGGGAAGTGATGTCGCCCTTTACCCGTGGCGATACCATCACCTTCAACCTGTTGCGGGCTGACTTCACGACGGCTCGCCGGGTGGTGGAAGCGATCAATGGTCAATTGGGCCCGGACATGGCGTATGCCCACGATGCGACCTCGGTCTCCGTCAAGGCGCCGAGGGACCCATCCCAGCGCGTAAGCTTTCTGTCGATTCTGGAAAACATTGAGGTTAATCCGGCGGAAGACGCTGCCAAGGTGGTCATCAACAGCCGCACCGGCACCATTGTGGTAGGGCAGAACGTCAAGGTCAGCCCGGCGGCGGTGACCCACGGTAACCTGACCGTCACCATTGAAGAGAATCCCGAAGCCAATCAGCCAAACCCGTTCACCGATGGTGAGACGGTGATCGAGCCCAATACCCAGATCGCCATTACCGAAGATCCGGCCCGAATGTTCCAGTTTGGCCCGGCGGTCACCCTGAACGAGATTGTCCAGGCCGTGAACCAGGTAGGTGCGGCGCCCGGTGACGTAATGGCGGTGCTCGAAGCCCTCAAACAGGCCGGCGCCTTGCGCGCTGAGCTGATTGTGATTTAG
- the flgK gene encoding flagellar hook-associated protein FlgK — protein sequence MAGLINIGLTGILGHQAALNTTGNNITNANTPGYSRQEVQFETQSAQRTGAGSIGTGVSITNIRRLANEYLTQQVREDTSLFGEQEALNSELSRLDNLLGGETTGLSNALNNFFASLQNAAEDPASLPQRQLVLSEAQQVVNRFEALNQEFIQQRESVKTQMEQGVKDANTLLKSIAQLNLAISESPGLAQGREPNELLDKRDEKLRELSELVNISVVQAEGSQVNVSLRNGQALVVGDRAAQLGTRDNAEDPTRLEFTLTTGGRTLNVDSQVNGGKLGGLRRFESEALQPAFAELGRVAIALSETLNHQHEIGMDLEGDLGGLFFSDINSQAAQRGRVIANTNNGAPRDAQLAVQIIDSSQLPAGSWSLRFGGDGRNFELVDRATGEVVNQGRLPDPVQSEISMPGFNIRIEGGTFNAGDSFLIEPTRNAAANIGLEVNREEDLAFASPVRAEGSAGNTGDATINQGKMLDVRDPFTNSLLSNFRQDGQLDPPLDIQFRDDGGQLVYDIVDANTNTVLQAGDAAAVPPVNVFQAGQSNKLFTEDPRSPDYFGFQFEISGNPRPGDSFSINYNTNGVSDNRNAEFLAALGTENTLNNGSQSFAEGYAGLVEDIGVKTRQSQLDKDAGSTLLEQSTNQRESVSGVNLDEEAGKLIQYQAAYNASAQVVSVAQDLFNTLLQSFR from the coding sequence ATGGCAGGACTTATCAATATTGGTCTGACCGGTATCCTCGGACACCAGGCGGCGCTGAACACCACCGGTAACAACATCACCAATGCCAACACGCCGGGTTACAGCCGTCAGGAGGTGCAATTTGAAACCCAGTCGGCGCAGCGCACCGGCGCGGGCTCTATCGGTACCGGTGTCAGCATCACCAACATCCGTCGCCTGGCGAACGAATATCTGACGCAACAGGTGCGTGAAGACACCTCTTTGTTTGGTGAGCAGGAAGCGCTGAACTCGGAATTGTCGCGCCTGGATAACCTGCTTGGCGGCGAAACCACCGGCCTGAGCAATGCCCTGAACAATTTCTTCGCGAGCCTGCAGAATGCTGCCGAAGATCCGGCATCGTTGCCCCAGCGCCAATTGGTGTTGAGCGAGGCGCAACAGGTGGTGAACCGCTTTGAAGCCCTGAATCAGGAATTTATTCAACAGCGGGAATCCGTCAAGACCCAGATGGAGCAGGGCGTCAAGGACGCCAATACACTGTTGAAAAGCATTGCACAGCTGAACCTGGCGATCTCCGAATCCCCCGGCTTGGCCCAGGGCCGTGAACCCAACGAGTTGCTGGATAAGCGCGACGAAAAACTGCGTGAGTTGTCTGAACTGGTCAACATCAGCGTGGTGCAAGCGGAAGGTAGCCAGGTGAACGTGTCGCTGCGCAATGGGCAGGCGTTGGTGGTTGGTGACAGGGCGGCACAACTGGGAACCCGCGATAACGCGGAAGACCCGACCAGATTGGAATTCACCCTGACGACCGGTGGCCGGACCCTGAACGTGGACAGCCAGGTCAACGGCGGCAAACTCGGCGGTTTGCGGCGGTTCGAATCAGAGGCCCTGCAGCCTGCTTTTGCCGAACTCGGCCGGGTTGCGATTGCCTTGTCCGAAACCCTCAATCATCAGCATGAAATTGGCATGGACCTTGAGGGCGATCTGGGGGGGCTGTTTTTCAGTGACATCAACTCCCAGGCGGCCCAGCGCGGCCGGGTGATTGCCAATACCAATAACGGAGCCCCGCGGGACGCTCAGCTTGCGGTCCAGATTATCGACAGCTCCCAGCTTCCCGCCGGCAGCTGGTCCTTGCGGTTTGGCGGCGACGGTCGGAACTTCGAATTGGTGGATCGGGCCACGGGTGAGGTGGTCAACCAAGGCCGCCTGCCGGACCCTGTTCAGTCCGAAATATCCATGCCGGGGTTCAATATCCGTATTGAAGGGGGAACCTTCAATGCCGGTGACAGTTTCCTGATCGAGCCAACCCGGAACGCGGCGGCCAATATCGGCCTGGAAGTCAATCGTGAAGAGGATCTGGCCTTTGCGAGCCCGGTAAGGGCGGAGGGTTCTGCAGGTAATACCGGTGATGCCACTATCAACCAGGGCAAGATGCTGGATGTCAGGGATCCGTTTACCAATTCGTTGCTGAGCAATTTCCGACAGGACGGGCAACTGGACCCACCACTGGACATCCAGTTCCGTGACGATGGTGGCCAGCTGGTCTATGACATTGTTGACGCCAACACGAACACGGTGCTGCAGGCAGGTGATGCCGCGGCAGTGCCTCCGGTCAATGTGTTCCAGGCAGGCCAGTCCAACAAGCTGTTTACTGAGGATCCGCGCTCGCCGGATTATTTCGGCTTTCAGTTCGAAATCTCCGGCAACCCAAGGCCCGGAGATTCGTTCAGTATCAATTACAACACCAACGGTGTCTCAGATAACCGCAATGCAGAGTTCCTGGCGGCGCTGGGAACCGAGAATACCCTTAACAATGGCAGCCAGAGTTTCGCCGAGGGCTACGCAGGGTTGGTGGAAGACATTGGCGTAAAAACCCGGCAGAGCCAACTGGATAAAGACGCCGGCAGCACGCTGCTGGAGCAGTCCACCAATCAGCGGGAGTCCGTCTCTGGCGTCAACCTGGACGAAGAGGCCGGCAAGCTGATCCAGTACCAGGCGGCCTACAATGCGTCCGCCCAGGTGGTGAGCGTGGCCCAGGATTTGTTCAATACCCTGTTGCAGAGTTTCCGGTAA
- a CDS encoding flagellar basal body rod protein FlgF: MDKALYIGMSGAKQNMLSQRAHANNLANVSTTGFKADFAQARSMPVFGEHHPTRAYAMAERPGTDLAAGALMDTGRKLDVAVEGDGWLAVQNQQGEEVFTRSGSMQIDVNGLMRLSSGEMVMGNGGPVALPPFDNVQIGADGTISVVPVGGPPDQLVEVDRLKLVNPPRDALEKGADGFIRRKADQALDGPEPPDANMRVASGFLESSNVNAVEEMISNLQLSRQYEMQVKIMTTANENAEASARLLQNL, encoded by the coding sequence ATGGACAAAGCCCTCTATATAGGAATGTCCGGCGCCAAGCAGAACATGCTGTCCCAGCGCGCCCACGCCAATAACCTGGCAAACGTCAGTACCACGGGTTTCAAGGCGGATTTCGCCCAGGCCCGCAGTATGCCGGTTTTTGGTGAGCATCATCCCACCCGTGCCTATGCCATGGCCGAGAGGCCCGGAACAGACCTGGCCGCCGGTGCATTGATGGACACTGGCCGCAAGCTGGACGTCGCCGTAGAAGGTGATGGCTGGCTGGCCGTCCAGAATCAGCAGGGCGAGGAAGTATTCACCCGTTCCGGCAGCATGCAGATCGACGTCAATGGCCTGATGCGTCTCTCCAGCGGAGAGATGGTCATGGGTAATGGCGGACCGGTGGCGCTGCCGCCGTTCGATAATGTGCAGATTGGCGCGGACGGAACCATTTCCGTGGTTCCCGTTGGCGGTCCGCCGGACCAGTTGGTTGAGGTGGATCGACTGAAGCTGGTGAACCCACCCCGGGACGCGCTGGAAAAAGGTGCAGATGGCTTTATCCGTCGCAAGGCGGACCAGGCGCTGGATGGTCCAGAGCCGCCTGATGCCAATATGCGCGTCGCGTCGGGGTTTCTGGAAAGCTCTAACGTCAACGCCGTGGAAGAGATGATCTCCAACCTGCAGTTGTCCCGTCAGTATGAAATGCAGGTAAAGATAATGACCACCGCCAACGAGAATGCCGAGGCGTCGGCACGACTGTTGCAGAACCTCTGA
- the flgC gene encoding flagellar basal body rod protein FlgC — translation MSLGNIFDIAGSGMTAQSLRLNTTASNIANAETASSSTDQTYRARKPVFAAIQQSMLNPSQQSMAFGSDNGPGAGVRVEGIVESDAELQMRYEPDHPAANEDGYVFYPNVNVVEEMADMMSSSRSFQMNVDIMNSAKSMMQRILTLGQQ, via the coding sequence ATGTCTCTGGGTAACATTTTCGACATCGCCGGTTCCGGTATGACAGCCCAGTCTCTGCGGCTGAACACCACTGCGTCCAACATTGCCAATGCCGAGACGGCCAGTTCCAGTACGGATCAGACCTATCGCGCCCGCAAGCCTGTTTTCGCGGCGATACAGCAGTCCATGCTGAATCCGTCTCAGCAGAGCATGGCGTTTGGCAGCGACAACGGCCCGGGGGCAGGCGTTCGGGTTGAAGGCATCGTCGAGAGCGATGCCGAGTTGCAGATGCGCTACGAGCCCGATCATCCCGCCGCGAACGAAGATGGGTATGTGTTCTACCCCAACGTCAACGTGGTTGAAGAGATGGCGGACATGATGTCGTCGTCGCGCAGCTTCCAGATGAATGTGGACATTATGAACAGCGCCAAATCCATGATGCAGCGTATCCTGACCCTGGGTCAGCAGTAA
- a CDS encoding nitroreductase, whose amino-acid sequence MTAVMEALLNRSSEPRLEAPAPDPETLENAFACAARAPDHALLRPWRYLVIEGDKALNALGELFAATCGDDASEKEREKHRKKALRAPMVIVGIACYQPHPKVPEIEQSMSAAVGMGYLLLALESAGFGGMWRTGAMAHDPAIKRGLGLQDNEIITGFLYTGSVSANKPSIPRPDPKEFVRRWPH is encoded by the coding sequence ATGACAGCAGTAATGGAAGCCCTGTTAAACCGATCTTCAGAGCCACGCCTGGAGGCGCCAGCACCGGACCCGGAAACGCTTGAAAATGCCTTTGCCTGCGCCGCGAGGGCACCGGACCATGCGCTGCTTCGGCCCTGGCGGTATCTGGTGATTGAGGGAGACAAGGCATTGAACGCCCTGGGCGAATTGTTTGCTGCCACCTGTGGCGACGACGCCTCGGAAAAGGAACGGGAAAAACACCGCAAGAAGGCATTGCGGGCGCCTATGGTGATCGTTGGCATTGCGTGCTATCAACCCCATCCCAAAGTGCCGGAGATCGAGCAGTCCATGTCGGCCGCGGTGGGGATGGGGTATTTGTTGCTGGCTCTGGAGTCCGCCGGGTTTGGAGGCATGTGGCGTACCGGTGCCATGGCGCACGATCCAGCTATCAAACGAGGCTTGGGGCTGCAGGACAATGAGATCATAACCGGGTTCCTGTATACCGGCAGTGTCAGTGCGAACAAGCCCAGCATACCCAGGCCTGACCCCAAAGAGTTTGTCCGGCGCTGGCCCCACTAG
- a CDS encoding flagellar hook assembly protein FlgD, whose protein sequence is MSVVNNTTDASDVLSQYRVQQDQAKSGSELGKNEFMELMIAQLKNQNPLEPQDNGEFISQLAQFSSLEEMQSLSGSVDDMASQFRSTQALQASAMVGRTVLAPSSIGVLGADGEISGNVSVPATTSGLRVSIENASGERVRQIDLGEQQPGQAAFSWDGKDGNGNSLPPGRYKVVAEASYPGGLEQLGTMVSANVDSVSLGQGGSITLNLAGMGSIALQDVQQIN, encoded by the coding sequence ATGAGCGTAGTGAATAACACGACAGACGCTTCGGATGTGCTGAGCCAGTATCGAGTGCAGCAGGACCAGGCCAAGAGCGGAAGTGAGCTTGGCAAGAACGAGTTCATGGAATTGATGATCGCTCAGCTCAAGAACCAGAACCCTCTCGAACCTCAGGACAACGGCGAATTCATCTCCCAGCTGGCGCAGTTCAGCTCCCTGGAGGAAATGCAGAGCCTGTCCGGCAGTGTCGACGATATGGCCAGCCAGTTCCGCTCCACCCAGGCGTTGCAGGCCTCTGCGATGGTCGGGCGTACGGTCTTGGCACCATCATCCATAGGTGTGCTTGGCGCGGACGGTGAGATTTCCGGCAACGTTTCCGTTCCGGCAACCACTTCCGGGTTGAGGGTATCCATTGAGAATGCATCCGGTGAACGGGTGCGGCAGATTGATCTGGGTGAGCAGCAGCCGGGCCAGGCAGCGTTCAGCTGGGACGGCAAGGATGGTAACGGCAACAGTTTGCCACCAGGACGCTATAAGGTGGTGGCAGAAGCCTCGTACCCCGGCGGGCTTGAGCAACTCGGCACCATGGTCAGCGCCAATGTGGACAGTGTGTCGCTGGGGCAGGGTGGCAGCATTACTCTGAACCTGGCCGGCATGGGCTCCATCGCGCTGCAAGATGTTCAGCAGATTAATTGA
- the flgH gene encoding flagellar basal body L-ring protein FlgH: protein MIAGLVILQGCTALSRERPVPDDPAYTPVRADNMMQRDPNSGAIYQSSRNYSLYGDTVALNVGDVLTVNLEESTRASKNADTRIIKDNEITLPEPNILGRNNFGIGTSLNKERDFKTRADADQSNSLAGSITVSVTEVLPNGVLRVRGEKWLSLTNGDEYIRLTGLVRPEDISPDNTVASNRIADARIAYGGTGDFDQANQMGWLARFFNSEWFPL, encoded by the coding sequence ATGATTGCTGGACTGGTCATACTTCAGGGATGTACGGCGCTTAGCCGAGAACGTCCTGTGCCGGACGACCCCGCCTATACGCCGGTTCGAGCGGATAATATGATGCAGCGTGACCCCAACTCTGGCGCCATCTACCAGTCGTCTCGCAACTACAGTCTTTACGGAGATACTGTGGCTCTGAACGTTGGTGATGTGCTCACAGTTAATCTGGAGGAGTCTACCCGCGCTAGCAAGAATGCCGACACCCGTATTATCAAGGACAATGAAATCACATTGCCCGAGCCAAACATTCTGGGCAGGAACAACTTTGGGATCGGTACTTCACTTAACAAAGAGCGTGATTTTAAAACCAGAGCCGATGCTGATCAGAGCAACAGTCTTGCTGGCAGCATTACAGTCTCGGTGACTGAGGTGCTGCCTAACGGCGTGCTGAGAGTACGAGGCGAGAAGTGGCTGTCCCTGACCAACGGTGATGAGTATATCCGCCTGACCGGTCTTGTTCGCCCGGAGGACATTTCGCCGGACAACACTGTGGCGTCCAATCGTATTGCTGATGCCCGTATTGCCTACGGCGGTACCGGTGATTTCGACCAGGCTAACCAGATGGGCTGGCTGGCGAGGTTCTTCAACAGTGAGTGGTTCCCGCTATGA
- the flgJ gene encoding flagellar assembly peptidoglycan hydrolase FlgJ: MQDSSLQKAQVYTDFGGLNALKAQARTDKEAALEEVAKQFEGLFLSEMVKAMRKAGDVFAEGNYLNSQQSEFYREMFDSQLSLTLSQKQGTGISDALVRQLSRQIPGMDEKGEPMAAHKTALADYDRSMPVLSPRLPEQMDKVNQVADTARREPAQEISTVMPSRFESPEQFVRELLPVAEKVAAQSGINPRLMIAQAALETGWGRHMIEGDGGSPSFNLFGIKADTRWQGESVNIATTEFREGVPMNERAAFRAYPDYESSFRDYVSFLESNPRYRDVLAAADDPELFANRLQEAGYATDPNYGAKIRRIMNNDSMATLSMGTGRAEE, from the coding sequence ATGCAGGATTCCAGTCTCCAGAAAGCCCAGGTTTACACCGATTTCGGCGGTCTGAACGCGCTGAAGGCCCAGGCCAGGACCGACAAGGAAGCGGCGCTTGAGGAAGTGGCGAAGCAGTTTGAGGGCCTGTTCCTGTCGGAAATGGTCAAAGCGATGCGCAAGGCCGGTGATGTGTTTGCGGAGGGTAACTACCTCAACAGTCAGCAGTCGGAGTTCTATCGAGAGATGTTCGACAGCCAGTTGAGCCTGACGCTATCGCAAAAGCAGGGCACCGGTATATCCGATGCCCTGGTGCGCCAGCTAAGCCGGCAGATTCCTGGCATGGATGAGAAGGGTGAGCCGATGGCGGCCCATAAGACCGCGCTGGCGGACTATGATCGTAGTATGCCGGTGCTGTCTCCGCGCCTGCCCGAGCAGATGGACAAGGTGAATCAGGTGGCTGACACCGCCCGCAGAGAGCCTGCACAGGAAATCAGCACCGTCATGCCAAGCCGGTTTGAGTCACCGGAACAGTTTGTCCGTGAACTCCTGCCCGTCGCCGAAAAGGTAGCGGCGCAAAGCGGTATCAACCCAAGGTTGATGATTGCACAGGCGGCACTGGAAACCGGTTGGGGCCGGCACATGATTGAAGGCGACGGTGGTTCTCCCAGCTTTAACCTGTTCGGTATCAAGGCAGACACCCGCTGGCAGGGTGAGTCCGTAAACATTGCCACCACGGAATTCCGCGAAGGCGTGCCGATGAACGAACGGGCCGCGTTCCGGGCCTACCCGGACTATGAATCCAGCTTCCGGGATTATGTCTCGTTCCTCGAATCCAATCCCCGTTATCGGGATGTGCTGGCGGCCGCGGACGATCCCGAGTTGTTTGCAAACCGGCTTCAGGAAGCGGGCTATGCCACCGATCCAAACTACGGTGCCAAGATTCGCCGCATTATGAACAATGACTCCATGGCAACGTTGTCCATGGGTACGGGTAGGGCTGAGGAGTAA